ATGTGGGACGACGTCCGTGCCGTGCTGGCCGAGGAGGTCCGCCTGATCACTCCGGATCAGCGCGGCCTCGGAACCGCGCCGCTCGTCGCAGGCGACGCGGCGGCGCCCGACGCGGATCTGGCGGTGGTCGCCGCCGACGTGGTCGCGCTGCTGGACCGGCTTGGGATCGAACGGGCGGTCGTCGGCGGTGCGTCGATGGGCGGCTATGCCGCGATGGCGCTCCTGCGGCTGGCACCGGAGCGCGTCGCGGGTCTGCTGCTGGTCGACACGAAGTCGGAGGCCGATCAGGAGGGGCCGAGGCAGGCCCGGTTCGACGCGGCGACCCGTATCGAGGCCGAGGGGAGCGCCGACTGGCTCGCCGCCGAGATGCTGCCGAAGCTCGTGGGGGCCGCGACGCATGCGACGCGCCCGGCGGTCGTCGACCGGTTGCGCGGCCTGATCGACGCTCAGCCCGCCGCGGGCATCGCCTGGGCGCAGCGGGCGATAGCCGCTCGACCGGACTCCACCGCCCTGCTGCGTGACGCCGGGCTGCCGACGCTGATCGTCATCGGCGAACAGGACGAGCTCTCCCCGCCGGAGACGGCCGAACGACTCGTCGAGCTGCTGCCGCAGGGCAGACTGGAGATCGTCCCCGACGCGGGGCATCTGGTGCCGATGGAGACACCGG
This genomic stretch from Actinoalloteichus hoggarensis harbors:
- a CDS encoding alpha/beta fold hydrolase, whose translation is MSTAAEHRLPLVLLHAFPLDSRMWDDVRAVLAEEVRLITPDQRGLGTAPLVAGDAAAPDADLAVVAADVVALLDRLGIERAVVGGASMGGYAAMALLRLAPERVAGLLLVDTKSEADQEGPRQARFDAATRIEAEGSADWLAAEMLPKLVGAATHATRPAVVDRLRGLIDAQPAAGIAWAQRAIAARPDSTALLRDAGLPTLIVIGEQDELSPPETAERLVELLPQGRLEIVPDAGHLVPMETPAAFLAAVLPWLAERRGL